In one window of Camelina sativa cultivar DH55 chromosome 15, Cs, whole genome shotgun sequence DNA:
- the LOC104748880 gene encoding uncharacterized protein LOC104748880 has product MKTQIARLYLVHVGVLGLSRNSRIPLEYAKRALNEEAFESFQWGRVGFKSLVDSIKVLGLPNNAYTLHGCVHVLLIWAFESVKVLGASYGNVREGVDLPLLRWRGGRPRKDIEAFISGSKLLNNGELQVKHLVPKPLEFIYPDWPGQYCVYGVGEGLKKKLDNLLLDVINGEVDEREWDCVKKRKGEHTKKRERRQHVAGVSDDDFLETAPTSIRNVPNNAKEQKESVGDKCSAEKASGDKHSGVQGEDGSGRLFTMVETLGAKMDNIQISFSRAIAEVVFKLQVMESRMGNFESDVQLLKKVVINTTDGGAHTQGPLTLRNDEQKIEEV; this is encoded by the exons ATGAAGACGCAGATAGCTCGGTTGTATCTTGTTCATGTTGGAGTGCTTGGTTTATCAAGGAACAGTCGGATTCCTCTGGAATACGCTAAAAGGGCGTTGAATGAAGAAGCATTTGAGAGTTTTCAATGGGGTAGGGTTGGATTCAAGAGTTTAGTTGATTCCATCAAAGTCCTTGGGTTACCTAACAATGCTTATACCCTCCATGGATGTGTCCATGTATTGCTGATATGGGCATTTGAGAGCGTGAAGGTGCTGGGGGCTAGCTACGGGAATGTAAGAGAAGGTGTAGATTTGCCTCTGTTAAGGTGGAGAGGAGGGAGGCCAAGGAAGGATATCGAAGCCTTCATATCCGGGAGCAAACTCCTTAATAATGGGGAG CTTCAGGTGAAGCATTTAGTACCTAAACCTTTGGAGTTCATATATCCAGATTGGCCAGGACAGTATTGTGTGTATGGTGTAGGagaaggtttgaagaagaaactggataaTCTGCTGTTAGACGTGATCAATGGCGAAGTGGATGAAAGAGAATgggattgtgtaaaaaaaaggaagggggaacatacgaagaagagggagaggaggcAACATGTTGCAGGGGTAAGTGACGATGATTTCCTTGAAACAGCCCCAACCAGCATCCGTAATGTCCCCAATAATGCGAAGGAGCAGAAAGAAAGTGTTGGGGACAAATGTTCAGCAGAGAAGGCGTCTGGAGATAAGCATTCAGGTGTGCAGGGTGAAGATGGTAGTGGAAGGTTATTTACTATGGTTGAAACACTAGGGGCGAAAATGGATAATATTCAGATATCGTTTTCTAGAGCAATAGCGGAAGTTGTGTTCAAACTTCAAGTTATGGAGAGTAGGATGGGTAACTTTGAGAGTGACGTTCAACTATTGAAGAAAGTTGTTATCAACACAACAGATGGAGGAGCGCATACGCAAGGACCTCTTACATTAAGAAATGACGAACAAAAAATAGAGGAGGTATGA